A single genomic interval of Nonomuraea rubra harbors:
- a CDS encoding thiamine-phosphate kinase — MCVRRCVITVGDLGEFGVVNRITARLPQGEAVMLGPGDDAAIIGAPDGRVVVSTDLLLEGRHFRRDWSTGYDVGRKAAAQNLADVAAMGATPTSLVVGLGLPADLPLSWLDALTDGLADECATIGASVAGGDVTRCDLVVIGVTALGDLGGRAPVLRSGARPGHVVAVAGRLGYAAAGWALLEAGVPADSGALREAVAGHRAPCPPYAMGPVAAGLGASAMLDVSDGLLQDLGHVAEASGVRVELDPGAFPVGDPVAAAAKELGADPLEWVLSGGEDHALAAMFPPDVRLPAEWHVVGRVVEGEGVVVYGREIGRRGWDHFG; from the coding sequence GTGTGCGTCAGGAGGTGCGTCATCACAGTCGGAGATCTCGGCGAATTCGGTGTGGTAAATCGTATTACCGCTCGTCTGCCCCAAGGTGAGGCGGTAATGCTCGGCCCGGGTGACGACGCCGCCATCATCGGCGCGCCCGACGGTCGCGTGGTCGTCTCGACCGACCTGCTGCTCGAAGGCAGGCACTTCCGCCGCGACTGGTCCACCGGCTACGACGTGGGCCGCAAGGCCGCCGCCCAGAACCTGGCCGACGTCGCCGCCATGGGCGCGACCCCGACCTCGCTCGTGGTCGGCCTCGGCCTGCCCGCCGACCTGCCGCTGAGCTGGCTCGACGCGCTGACCGACGGCCTCGCCGACGAGTGCGCGACGATCGGCGCCAGCGTGGCGGGAGGTGACGTGACCCGGTGCGACCTGGTCGTCATCGGGGTGACCGCGCTGGGCGACCTCGGCGGCCGGGCTCCCGTGCTGCGCTCGGGAGCCCGGCCGGGGCACGTGGTGGCGGTGGCGGGCCGGCTCGGGTACGCCGCCGCCGGATGGGCGCTGCTGGAGGCGGGCGTGCCGGCGGACAGCGGTGCCCTGCGGGAGGCCGTGGCCGGCCATCGCGCGCCGTGCCCGCCGTACGCGATGGGGCCCGTGGCGGCCGGGCTGGGGGCGAGCGCGATGCTGGACGTCAGCGACGGGCTGCTGCAGGACCTGGGGCACGTCGCCGAGGCCAGTGGCGTACGCGTGGAGCTGGACCCCGGGGCGTTCCCCGTGGGGGATCCCGTCGCGGCGGCGGCCAAGGAGCTGGGGGCCGATCCGCTGGAGTGGGTGCTGTCGGGTGGTGAGGATCACGCCCTGGCGGCCATGTTCCCTCCGGACGTACGGCTGCCGGCCGAATGGCACGTGGTGGGCCGGGTGGTCGAAGGGGAGGGCGTGGTGGTGTATGGGCGAGAAATCGGGCGTCGTGGATGGGATCACTTTGGGTGA
- a CDS encoding lysophospholipid acyltransferase family protein, with the protein MSRPTRPSRFWETFAVVVVKPLSRLLVKRDWRKGDRIPRTGGVIIAANHLSWTDPVLLSHFLYNNGRWPVILAKSGLFKVPFLGRAVTALLAIPVERGSSEAARSLRLSAERLGDGCAILFYPEGTCTRDPDLWPMVGKTGAARLALESGAPVIPVAHWGAQELLPYGEKKPRLFPRKTFHVSVGPPVDLSKYAGKPAHGDVLRDATADIMAAITEQLAELRGETAPATPYDPAGR; encoded by the coding sequence ATGAGCCGCCCCACGCGACCGTCGCGTTTCTGGGAGACCTTCGCCGTCGTCGTGGTCAAGCCGTTGTCGCGGCTCCTGGTGAAGCGCGACTGGCGCAAGGGTGACCGCATCCCGAGGACCGGTGGCGTGATCATCGCCGCCAACCACCTGTCGTGGACCGACCCCGTCCTGCTGTCGCACTTCCTCTACAACAACGGCCGGTGGCCGGTGATTCTCGCGAAGTCGGGGTTGTTCAAGGTGCCGTTCCTGGGGCGGGCGGTGACCGCGCTGCTGGCGATCCCGGTCGAGCGGGGCAGCAGCGAGGCGGCCAGGTCGCTGCGCCTGTCCGCCGAGCGGCTCGGCGACGGGTGCGCGATCCTGTTCTACCCCGAGGGCACCTGCACCCGCGATCCCGACCTGTGGCCCATGGTGGGCAAGACGGGCGCGGCCCGGCTGGCGCTGGAGAGCGGTGCGCCGGTCATCCCGGTGGCCCACTGGGGGGCGCAGGAGCTGCTGCCGTACGGTGAGAAGAAACCCAGGTTGTTCCCGCGCAAGACGTTCCACGTGAGCGTGGGGCCGCCGGTGGACCTGTCCAAGTACGCGGGCAAGCCGGCGCACGGCGACGTGCTGCGCGACGCCACAGCCGACATCATGGCCGCGATCACCGAGCAGCTGGCCGAGCTGCGCGGCGAGACGGCGCCTGCGACTCCCTACGACCCGGCCGGACGGTGA
- a CDS encoding Lrp/AsnC family transcriptional regulator produces MVQAYILIQTEVGKAAAVAREISGIPGVTQAEDVTGPYDVIVRAEARNVDELGKLVVAQIQAVNGITRTLTCPIVHI; encoded by the coding sequence ATGGTGCAGGCCTACATCCTTATCCAGACCGAGGTCGGCAAGGCCGCAGCCGTGGCCCGCGAGATCTCCGGGATTCCGGGGGTCACTCAAGCGGAGGACGTCACGGGGCCTTACGACGTGATCGTTCGCGCGGAGGCGAGGAACGTCGATGAGCTGGGCAAGCTCGTCGTCGCGCAGATTCAGGCGGTGAACGGGATCACGCGTACGCTTACCTGTCCGATCGTTCATATCTAG
- a CDS encoding D-alanine--D-alanine ligase family protein, protein MSKPRVAVVFGGRNSEHAVSLMGAGSVLDAIDRSKYEVVPIGIAQDGRWVLAASDQRFAIEAGELPVVDTTGAALALPSGSGSLVAYDPGSIPVELGSVDVVFPVMHGPFAEDGTIQGLLEMAGVRYVGSGVLASAVGMDKAYMKTVIAAAGLPTGPYAVIRDRDWRLNREQVLKEAEELGYPVFVKPARAGSSQGISKASDRAELEAAVEFARQHDPKVLVEAAIAGREIECAVLQSLGDEPAAASMPGEVKVEGGQEFFDFEAKYYPDQMSLTVPADIPQETAEELRAMAVRAFEALECEGLARVDFFYTPDGKLVFNEINTMPGFTSLSVAPQLWAASGLSYPALVDRLIQLALSRSPGLR, encoded by the coding sequence ATGAGCAAGCCACGCGTCGCCGTCGTTTTCGGAGGCCGCAATTCCGAGCACGCCGTGTCCCTGATGGGCGCGGGCAGCGTGCTGGATGCGATCGACAGGAGCAAGTACGAAGTGGTCCCGATCGGGATCGCCCAGGACGGCAGGTGGGTGCTGGCCGCTTCCGACCAGCGGTTCGCCATCGAGGCCGGGGAGCTGCCGGTCGTCGACACCACCGGCGCGGCGCTGGCGCTGCCCTCGGGCTCCGGCTCGCTGGTCGCCTACGACCCCGGCAGCATCCCCGTCGAGCTCGGCTCGGTGGACGTGGTGTTCCCCGTCATGCACGGGCCCTTCGCCGAGGACGGCACGATCCAGGGGCTGCTGGAGATGGCGGGGGTGCGGTACGTCGGCTCCGGCGTGCTGGCCAGCGCCGTCGGCATGGACAAGGCGTACATGAAGACCGTGATCGCCGCCGCCGGGCTGCCGACCGGCCCCTACGCGGTCATCCGCGACCGCGACTGGCGGCTCAACCGCGAGCAGGTGCTCAAGGAGGCCGAGGAGCTCGGCTACCCGGTCTTCGTCAAGCCGGCCAGGGCGGGCTCGTCCCAGGGCATCTCCAAGGCCTCCGACAGGGCCGAGCTGGAGGCGGCGGTCGAGTTCGCCAGGCAGCACGACCCCAAGGTGCTCGTCGAGGCGGCGATCGCCGGGCGCGAGATCGAGTGCGCGGTGCTGCAGTCGCTCGGCGACGAGCCGGCGGCCGCGTCGATGCCGGGAGAGGTGAAGGTCGAGGGCGGGCAGGAGTTCTTCGACTTCGAGGCCAAGTACTACCCCGACCAGATGTCGCTGACCGTGCCCGCCGACATCCCGCAGGAGACGGCCGAGGAGCTGCGGGCGATGGCCGTGCGCGCGTTCGAGGCGCTGGAGTGCGAGGGGCTCGCCCGGGTGGACTTCTTCTACACGCCCGACGGCAAGCTGGTCTTCAACGAGATCAACACCATGCCCGGGTTCACGTCGTTGTCGGTGGCGCCGCAGCTCTGGGCTGCCTCGGGCCTGTCCTACCCGGCGCTGGTGGACCGGCTCATCCAGCTCGCCCTGTCACGCTCACCCGGCCTGCGGTGA
- a CDS encoding DUF3515 family protein encodes MRAAAVLLVLLALAGCGGTVQVEPPVPEGEAVAACDKLATLLPQTVGGDERGTSTPESPYVAVWGSGAVALRCGVPRPARMAPTDTLQEIGGVGWFPDPDRPALFTAVTGVAYVEVTVGGEHVAAEVLSDLSKPIGQLAPQAG; translated from the coding sequence ATGCGTGCCGCCGCCGTCCTGCTCGTTCTCCTAGCACTCGCCGGTTGCGGCGGCACCGTACAGGTCGAACCGCCCGTCCCCGAAGGGGAGGCGGTCGCGGCCTGCGACAAGCTCGCCACCCTGCTGCCGCAGACCGTCGGCGGCGACGAGCGCGGCACGTCCACGCCCGAGTCGCCGTACGTCGCCGTCTGGGGCTCGGGGGCCGTCGCGCTGCGCTGCGGCGTGCCCCGGCCCGCCAGGATGGCGCCCACCGACACGCTCCAGGAGATCGGCGGGGTGGGCTGGTTCCCCGATCCCGACAGGCCCGCGCTGTTCACGGCGGTGACCGGCGTCGCCTACGTGGAGGTCACGGTCGGCGGCGAGCACGTGGCCGCCGAGGTCCTGTCGGACCTCTCGAAGCCGATCGGGCAGCTCGCACCCCAGGCCGGGTGA
- a CDS encoding NAD(P)H-dependent glycerol-3-phosphate dehydrogenase, translating to MTKVAVFGAGSWGTTFAMILAEAGSRTTLWGRRQEVVDAINRDHANADYLPGVTLPAGLRATTDPAEALDGAEFVVLAVPSQTLRANLTGWRGLIPDGAVLVSLMKGIEAGTTKRMSEVIREVAEVPAERVAVVSGPNLVPEIAARQPAATVVASADLSVAERLQAICHLPPWFRPYTNPDVVGVELGGAVKNVIALAVGVSAGMGMGDNVSAMLITRGLAEISRLGAALGADAHTFAGLAGMGDLVATCTSPLSRNRTFGENLGRGMTLAEVVAVTKQTAEGVKSCESVLELARKHDVEMPITEVVVGVVHDGMSPSEAGMLLMSRSPKPERYGV from the coding sequence ATGACGAAGGTGGCCGTTTTCGGCGCGGGTTCGTGGGGCACCACGTTCGCGATGATCCTGGCGGAGGCCGGCAGCCGCACGACGCTGTGGGGCCGCAGGCAGGAGGTGGTCGACGCGATCAACCGCGACCACGCCAACGCCGACTACCTGCCCGGCGTGACGCTGCCCGCCGGGCTGCGGGCGACGACGGATCCCGCCGAGGCCCTGGACGGGGCCGAGTTCGTGGTGCTCGCCGTGCCGTCGCAGACGCTGCGCGCCAACCTGACGGGCTGGCGCGGGCTGATCCCTGACGGGGCGGTGCTCGTCAGCCTGATGAAGGGCATCGAGGCCGGCACCACCAAGCGGATGAGCGAGGTCATCCGCGAGGTGGCCGAGGTCCCGGCGGAACGGGTCGCCGTCGTCTCCGGGCCGAACCTGGTGCCCGAGATCGCCGCGCGCCAGCCCGCCGCCACCGTCGTGGCCTCCGCCGACCTGTCGGTGGCCGAGCGGCTGCAGGCGATCTGCCACCTGCCGCCGTGGTTCCGCCCGTACACCAACCCGGACGTGGTCGGGGTCGAGCTGGGCGGCGCGGTGAAGAACGTGATCGCCCTGGCCGTCGGCGTCTCCGCCGGCATGGGCATGGGCGACAACGTCAGCGCCATGCTCATCACCAGGGGCCTGGCCGAGATCTCCCGCCTGGGGGCGGCGCTCGGGGCCGACGCGCACACGTTCGCGGGCCTGGCCGGCATGGGCGACCTGGTGGCCACGTGCACGTCCCCGCTGTCGCGCAACCGCACGTTCGGCGAGAACCTGGGCCGCGGCATGACGCTGGCGGAGGTCGTCGCGGTCACCAAGCAGACCGCGGAGGGCGTGAAGTCCTGCGAGTCCGTGCTGGAGCTGGCCAGGAAGCACGACGTCGAGATGCCGATCACCGAAGTGGTCGTGGGCGTCGTGCACGACGGCATGTCCCCGTCGGAGGCGGGCATGCTGCTCATGTCCCGCTCGCCCAAGCCGGAGCGTTACGGAGTGTGA